One Halocalculus aciditolerans DNA segment encodes these proteins:
- a CDS encoding acyl-CoA thioesterase, protein MTSEPFAYECELDVRYSDLDTVGIVNNAVYVTFLEEARTRFLRDELGVVVESTDQVLAHLDMDFERPIHGQDGVSAGVRVESVGSSSYTLSYELRWQGDVVATAETVQVVVDDDGRPRDVPEPWRDALDEHVVQ, encoded by the coding sequence GTGACTTCCGAACCGTTCGCCTACGAGTGTGAATTGGACGTCCGGTACAGCGACCTCGACACGGTCGGTATCGTGAACAACGCGGTCTACGTGACCTTCCTCGAAGAAGCCCGGACGCGATTCCTGCGGGACGAACTCGGCGTCGTCGTCGAGTCCACGGACCAGGTGCTCGCGCACCTCGATATGGACTTCGAACGGCCGATTCACGGGCAGGACGGCGTGTCTGCGGGCGTGCGCGTCGAGAGCGTCGGGTCGTCGAGCTACACGCTCTCCTACGAGCTCCGCTGGCAGGGCGACGTCGTCGCGACCGCGGAGACCGTACAGGTAGTCGTGGACGACGACGGCCGGCCGCGCGACGTTCCCGAGCCGTGGCGTGACGCGCTCGACGAACACGTCGTTCAGTAA
- a CDS encoding MBL fold metallo-hydrolase: MAIHSDWGDWLPRAVEDADPDTVAVWYLGCNGFVLKGSEGTTLFIDPYLGTGDPPRTVRMIPVPFDPADVEEADAVLATHEHTDHVHADSQGPILANTDATFYGSDASVGVTQDEGWIEEYDLTTDQFETVMPGTSFDVGEFTVHVEVAHDPDAAGPVSFVIEHDAGTFFHGGDTKPTEDFEAIGETYDIDLGVLAFGTVGNIPDKETREPKVTKWYNDENQVVEAASALRFDRLLPTHFDMWKGLTADPKALHHHAASFDYPRRLDVVEIGDRVDL; encoded by the coding sequence ATGGCAATCCACTCCGACTGGGGCGACTGGCTCCCCCGCGCCGTCGAGGACGCCGACCCCGACACCGTCGCCGTCTGGTACCTCGGCTGTAACGGCTTCGTCCTGAAGGGCAGCGAGGGCACGACGCTATTCATCGACCCCTACCTCGGGACGGGCGACCCGCCGCGAACAGTCAGAATGATCCCCGTCCCCTTTGACCCCGCGGACGTCGAGGAAGCAGACGCCGTCCTCGCGACGCACGAACACACCGACCACGTCCACGCCGACTCCCAGGGCCCCATCCTCGCGAACACGGACGCGACGTTCTACGGGTCTGACGCGAGCGTCGGCGTCACCCAGGACGAAGGCTGGATCGAGGAGTACGACCTCACGACAGACCAGTTCGAGACCGTGATGCCGGGAACCTCGTTCGACGTCGGCGAGTTCACCGTGCACGTCGAAGTCGCGCACGACCCGGACGCCGCCGGCCCCGTCTCCTTCGTCATCGAACACGACGCGGGCACCTTCTTCCACGGCGGCGATACGAAGCCGACCGAGGACTTCGAAGCCATCGGCGAGACCTACGACATCGACCTCGGTGTCCTCGCGTTCGGCACTGTCGGAAACATCCCCGATAAGGAAACCCGAGAGCCGAAGGTCACGAAGTGGTACAACGACGAGAACCAAGTCGTCGAGGCCGCCTCGGCGCTCCGGTTCGACCGCCTCCTCCCGACGCACTTCGACATGTGGAAGGGCCTCACCGCCGACCCGAAAGCCCTCCACCACCACGCCGCCTCCTTCGACTACCCCCGCCGACTCGACGTCGTCGAAATCGGCGACCGCGTCGACCTCTAA
- a CDS encoding DUF5805 domain-containing protein, protein MSDSAERTAVYTYVPEYQKSEWSAEAEALGMSQSEFVRTMVQAGRRGFVEESSTAENPDISGSEEGGSGGATPGGSGLEDTVLEALDRGGALGWDALVDAVVGDVEDEIEDVLDELQASNRVRYSGRDGGYVLVRDE, encoded by the coding sequence ATGAGCGATTCAGCGGAGCGGACGGCGGTGTACACGTACGTCCCCGAGTATCAGAAGTCGGAGTGGTCTGCGGAGGCGGAGGCGTTGGGGATGTCGCAGAGCGAGTTCGTTCGGACGATGGTGCAGGCGGGCCGGCGGGGGTTCGTCGAGGAGTCGTCGACGGCCGAGAACCCGGATATATCCGGCTCAGAGGAAGGTGGTTCTGGAGGCGCAACCCCTGGGGGTAGCGGCCTCGAAGACACCGTCCTCGAAGCACTCGATCGCGGGGGGGCGCTCGGGTGGGACGCATTGGTCGACGCGGTTGTAGGCGACGTCGAGGACGAAATCGAGGACGTGTTGGACGAGTTGCAGGCGTCGAATCGGGTTCGGTACAGCGGGCGGGACGGCGGGTACGTGTTGGTGCGCGATGAGTAG
- a CDS encoding ArsR/SmtB family transcription factor translates to MTGSDQADVLQALADESVREVLARLDETPRSAKDLADTMDLSLPTVYRRLDTLEELDLVVSRTEPASDGNHYKVYECNFDSTVIKLADGAFEVDVYRRESAAERFAGLWRELSDR, encoded by the coding sequence GTGACCGGGAGCGACCAGGCCGACGTCCTGCAAGCCCTGGCGGACGAGAGTGTCCGCGAGGTCCTGGCGCGACTCGACGAGACGCCGCGGTCGGCGAAGGACCTCGCCGACACCATGGACCTCTCGCTCCCGACCGTCTACCGACGACTCGACACGCTGGAGGAGCTCGACCTCGTCGTCTCCCGGACGGAGCCAGCGAGCGACGGGAACCACTACAAGGTCTACGAATGCAACTTCGACAGCACCGTTATCAAGCTCGCGGATGGAGCGTTCGAAGTCGACGTGTATCGACGGGAGTCAGCCGCGGAGCGGTTCGCCGGTCTCTGGCGGGAGCTCTCTGACAGATGA
- a CDS encoding two-component system sensor histidine kinase NtrB, with the protein MMSSTNATESTPLGGSPRVRLAVRHDRNRRMLADRLSDRYDVATGGDLSAGSLDLLVVDAHTLERRFDDLASLKEAGDATFLPVLLLLGRRGPDRVPEKAWEVADDVVHAPVRQGELGTRIENLLERRGLSLQLKRERDRSERRFRALFESAPDPVVVTDRDGTITETNAAFAETFDVPVGAAEGETFRSLDVDCADEDVLVPENGELDPLTEPVRWRVAGDELVTELNAALVEGDDDTATEWIGVFRDVTDLVEREAELERQNDRLETFASTVAHDLKNPLGLVSGFLELAEETGSDEHLRDAADELDRMAALIDDVLALARQGATVEDPQPVDLRTAVEDAWRRIDTPHARLDVNSTHALLADSRRFDELLQNLLANAVEHGGDDVTVTVGALRGGPEAADATARTDTSPAGASTRTGFYVADDGPGVPESLRGEIFDAGVSTGEDGTGFGLAIVGEIADGHGWDVHLEESASGGARFEITGVDEP; encoded by the coding sequence ATGATGAGTTCGACGAACGCGACTGAGTCGACCCCGCTCGGGGGGTCGCCGCGCGTCCGCCTCGCCGTCCGCCACGACCGCAACCGCCGGATGCTCGCCGACCGCCTGAGCGACCGCTACGACGTCGCGACCGGCGGCGACCTCTCCGCCGGCTCCCTCGACCTCCTCGTCGTCGACGCGCACACGCTCGAACGCCGATTCGACGACCTCGCGTCGCTCAAAGAGGCGGGCGACGCGACCTTCCTCCCCGTCCTCCTCCTGCTCGGCCGACGCGGCCCGGACCGCGTCCCCGAGAAAGCCTGGGAGGTCGCGGACGACGTCGTCCACGCGCCCGTCCGGCAGGGCGAACTCGGCACGCGCATCGAGAACCTCCTCGAACGCCGCGGGCTCAGCCTCCAGTTGAAACGCGAACGCGACCGGAGCGAACGGCGGTTCCGCGCGCTCTTCGAATCCGCGCCCGACCCCGTCGTCGTCACCGACCGCGACGGCACGATCACGGAGACGAACGCGGCGTTCGCGGAGACGTTCGACGTCCCGGTCGGCGCGGCCGAGGGCGAGACCTTCCGCTCGCTCGACGTCGACTGCGCCGACGAAGACGTGCTCGTCCCCGAGAACGGCGAACTCGACCCGCTCACCGAACCCGTCCGCTGGCGCGTCGCCGGCGACGAACTCGTCACCGAACTCAACGCCGCGCTCGTCGAAGGCGACGACGACACCGCGACCGAATGGATCGGCGTCTTCCGCGACGTGACGGACCTCGTCGAACGCGAAGCCGAACTCGAACGGCAGAACGACCGCCTCGAAACCTTCGCGTCCACCGTCGCCCACGACCTGAAAAACCCGCTCGGCCTCGTCTCCGGCTTCCTCGAACTCGCCGAGGAGACCGGGAGCGACGAACACCTCCGCGACGCCGCCGACGAACTCGACCGGATGGCCGCCCTCATCGACGACGTCCTCGCGCTCGCCCGACAGGGCGCGACCGTCGAAGACCCCCAGCCCGTCGACCTCCGAACCGCCGTCGAAGACGCCTGGCGGCGCATCGACACCCCGCACGCCCGCCTCGACGTCAACTCCACCCACGCGCTCCTCGCCGACTCCCGCCGCTTCGACGAACTCCTCCAGAACCTCCTCGCCAACGCCGTCGAACACGGCGGCGACGACGTCACCGTCACCGTCGGCGCGCTACGAGGGGGTCCCGAGGCGGCTGACGCGACGGCTCGCACGGATACCTCCCCGGCTGGCGCGTCGACTCGGACGGGCTTCTACGTCGCGGACGACGGCCCCGGCGTTCCGGAGAGCCTCCGCGGCGAAATCTTCGACGCGGGCGTGTCCACGGGCGAGGACGGAACCGGATTCGGGCTCGCCATCGTCGGCGAAATCGCCGACGGCCACGGCTGGGACGTCCACCTGGAGGAGTCCGCGTCCGGCGGCGCGCGCTTCGAAATCACCGGCGTCGACGAACCCTGA
- a CDS encoding CehA/McbA family metallohydrolase: protein MADSTTTVRVDPHVHSDGSYDGHEPVELLLEHAADVGLDAVVVTDHDDIDESLRAADLASDYGLLGIPGVEVSTAHGHLLAVGVEECPPKGEPLAATVDHVHGQGGAAIVAHPFQRTRHGVRRRNLVGCPADALEVFNSMLFTGYRNRKAAAFATKHDYGSVAGSDAHFLGNVGRAYTEVDAPASDVSADAVVDAIADGDTRIRGRRTPIHRSAVQYAAGAVKKSAYTFTRRAPYVPAWPASYRTD, encoded by the coding sequence ATGGCCGACTCCACGACGACGGTTCGCGTGGACCCCCACGTCCACTCGGACGGCTCGTACGACGGCCACGAGCCCGTCGAACTTCTCTTAGAACACGCGGCAGACGTCGGTCTCGACGCCGTCGTCGTCACCGACCACGACGACATCGACGAATCCCTCCGCGCCGCCGATCTCGCCAGCGACTACGGACTGCTCGGCATCCCCGGCGTCGAGGTCTCCACGGCGCACGGCCACCTGCTCGCCGTCGGCGTCGAAGAGTGCCCGCCGAAGGGCGAACCGCTCGCCGCGACCGTCGACCACGTCCACGGGCAGGGCGGTGCCGCCATCGTCGCCCACCCCTTCCAGCGGACGCGCCACGGCGTCCGACGCCGGAACCTCGTCGGTTGCCCCGCCGACGCCCTCGAAGTCTTCAACTCGATGCTCTTCACGGGCTACCGGAACCGGAAGGCCGCCGCGTTCGCCACGAAACACGACTACGGCTCCGTCGCCGGGAGCGACGCGCACTTCCTCGGGAACGTCGGCCGCGCCTACACCGAGGTCGACGCCCCCGCCAGCGACGTCTCCGCGGACGCCGTCGTCGACGCCATCGCGGACGGCGACACCCGCATCCGCGGGAGACGCACGCCAATCCATCGCTCCGCCGTCCAGTACGCCGCGGGCGCGGTCAAGAAGTCCGCCTACACCTTCACGCGGCGCGCCCCCTACGTCCCCGCGTGGCCCGCGAGCTACCGCACCGACTAG
- a CDS encoding SprT-like domain-containing protein has product MQSVAVTAPADLADWAAAISPELVASDGLTVDLDAVAFETSTRAKRRAGACTYQRPSDAAVGTPIDDPPSVEIRLTWAAWEELGVDAMRDVLRHELLHAEQVQAYGTTTHGPAFEARADELGVPLTCERFAAPNYRLTCTACDAVVAERYRRSKLVSQSEKYRSSCCQAGIDVETCQR; this is encoded by the coding sequence GTGCAGTCTGTCGCCGTCACCGCGCCCGCTGACCTCGCCGACTGGGCGGCCGCCATCTCCCCAGAACTCGTCGCGAGCGACGGGCTCACCGTCGACCTCGACGCCGTGGCGTTCGAAACGTCGACGCGCGCGAAACGCCGCGCCGGCGCGTGCACCTACCAGCGCCCGAGCGACGCCGCCGTCGGCACGCCAATCGACGACCCGCCGTCGGTCGAGATTCGACTCACGTGGGCCGCGTGGGAGGAACTCGGCGTCGACGCGATGCGCGACGTCCTCCGCCACGAACTCCTCCACGCCGAACAAGTACAGGCCTACGGGACGACGACCCACGGCCCCGCGTTCGAAGCGCGCGCCGACGAGCTCGGCGTCCCGCTCACCTGCGAGCGGTTCGCCGCCCCGAACTACCGCCTCACCTGCACGGCGTGCGACGCCGTCGTCGCCGAACGCTACCGGCGGAGCAAACTCGTCTCGCAGTCCGAAAAGTATCGGTCGTCGTGCTGTCAGGCCGGCATCGACGTCGAAACCTGTCAGCGGTAG
- a CDS encoding DUF7521 family protein produces the protein MMGGVTAADVVLGVLRVAVFGTALGLTVVSYRAYRTHQSKRLEYAFVGFAFISMGAAMTNMGATLGEYTIYFEIAKTIPFLVGFSMLYASLYR, from the coding sequence ATGATGGGGGGTGTGACGGCGGCGGACGTCGTGTTGGGCGTGCTCCGCGTCGCGGTGTTCGGAACGGCGCTCGGCCTGACGGTCGTGAGCTACCGCGCGTACCGCACGCATCAGTCGAAGCGCTTGGAGTACGCGTTCGTCGGGTTCGCGTTCATCAGCATGGGAGCGGCGATGACGAACATGGGCGCGACGCTCGGCGAGTACACGATATACTTCGAAATCGCGAAGACGATTCCGTTCCTCGTCGGCTTCAGCATGCTCTACGCCTCCCTCTACCGCTGA
- a CDS encoding ATPase domain-containing protein has product MTTDDNRGVFETRVQTGVPGLDRVVGGGYIPGRSYMIRGKPGAGKTLAGVHFLLSGDPADALFVNLGEPEHDVKRDAENFGLDLDGVAFLDLSPSADSFTESQSYDIFPADEVETGGITERIVDAVREHEPERVFVDPMTQFRYLAPDDYQFREQVLSFLQFLKEEDCTTLFTSQNTAATPDDDLQFMSDGIVHLDHDSERRNLRVTKFRGSEFEGGDHAVRISDDGMRVYPRLRPDEYQSEFDPASVPSGIPEMDALLHGGLERGTVSIISGPSGVGKTTTGAQFMKEAAGRGERSVIYMFEESEQTFLQRCSAINIPVEAMIERGTLELKEIEALERSAPEFANDVRYEVEENGADIVMIDGIQGYRLAVHGEEEELTNEIHALGRYLKNMGVTTILVSEIADITGQFQATEVNVSYIADNIVFLRYLEFDGELRKAIGVLKKRASDFERNLREYEITQHGIRVGDQLTNLQGILSGTPEWTDDDEFDERD; this is encoded by the coding sequence ATGACGACTGACGACAATCGCGGCGTGTTCGAGACGCGTGTACAGACTGGCGTTCCCGGGCTCGACCGAGTGGTCGGCGGCGGCTACATCCCCGGACGGAGCTACATGATTCGCGGGAAGCCCGGCGCGGGGAAGACGCTCGCCGGCGTCCACTTCCTGCTCTCCGGCGACCCCGCGGACGCGCTCTTCGTGAACCTCGGCGAACCCGAACACGACGTGAAGCGGGACGCCGAGAACTTCGGCCTCGACCTCGACGGCGTCGCCTTCCTCGACCTCAGCCCCTCCGCCGACTCCTTCACCGAATCGCAGTCCTACGACATCTTCCCCGCCGACGAAGTCGAGACCGGCGGCATCACCGAACGCATCGTCGACGCCGTCCGCGAACACGAGCCCGAGCGGGTGTTCGTCGACCCGATGACGCAGTTCCGCTACCTCGCCCCCGACGACTACCAGTTCAGAGAGCAAGTGCTCTCCTTCCTCCAGTTCCTCAAAGAGGAGGACTGCACGACGCTCTTCACGAGTCAGAACACGGCGGCGACGCCGGACGACGACCTCCAGTTCATGAGCGACGGCATCGTCCACCTCGACCACGACTCGGAACGCCGGAACCTCCGCGTGACGAAGTTCCGCGGCTCCGAGTTCGAAGGCGGCGACCACGCCGTCCGCATCAGCGACGACGGCATGCGGGTCTACCCGCGCCTCCGCCCGGACGAGTACCAGAGCGAGTTCGACCCGGCGAGCGTCCCCTCCGGCATCCCGGAGATGGACGCGCTCCTACACGGCGGCCTCGAACGCGGCACGGTCTCCATCATCTCCGGCCCCTCCGGCGTCGGGAAGACGACGACCGGCGCGCAGTTCATGAAGGAGGCCGCGGGCCGCGGCGAGCGCTCCGTCATCTACATGTTCGAGGAGTCGGAGCAGACGTTCCTCCAGCGGTGCAGCGCCATCAACATCCCCGTCGAGGCGATGATTGAACGCGGCACGCTCGAACTGAAGGAGATCGAGGCGCTCGAACGGTCCGCGCCCGAGTTCGCGAACGACGTCCGCTACGAGGTCGAAGAGAACGGCGCGGACATCGTGATGATCGACGGCATCCAGGGCTACCGGCTCGCCGTCCACGGCGAGGAAGAGGAACTCACGAACGAGATTCACGCCCTCGGCCGCTACCTCAAGAACATGGGGGTGACGACGATTCTCGTCTCCGAAATCGCCGACATCACCGGGCAGTTCCAGGCGACGGAGGTGAACGTCTCCTACATCGCGGACAACATCGTCTTCCTCCGCTACCTCGAGTTCGACGGCGAACTCAGGAAGGCCATCGGCGTGCTGAAGAAGCGCGCGAGCGACTTCGAACGGAACCTCCGGGAGTACGAGATCACCCAGCACGGGATTCGCGTCGGCGACCAGCTGACCAACCTCCAGGGTATCCTCTCGGGCACGCCGGAGTGGACCGACGATGATGAGTTCGACGAACGCGACTGA
- a CDS encoding helix-turn-helix domain-containing protein has product MAGLWGAPDQAEPQRSTIPIEKLIDEAYAPEFAETAEPMQPSTPGGHSADNAVADAIAATLGDRNGDLEFDDDLLKESLDELLLTLVLLEGDGIHGKGMIESVERLFDVGLSPGTVYPQLHDLEADGVLDVHEMVRTKEYVPADDDEAKERITAAMHQHLALGAFFRAALDRYEAQ; this is encoded by the coding sequence ATGGCAGGCCTCTGGGGGGCACCCGACCAGGCTGAACCGCAACGGAGCACCATCCCGATCGAGAAACTCATCGACGAGGCGTACGCGCCAGAGTTCGCGGAGACCGCCGAGCCGATGCAGCCGTCCACGCCCGGCGGCCACAGCGCCGACAACGCCGTCGCCGACGCCATCGCCGCCACCCTCGGTGACCGAAACGGCGACCTCGAGTTCGACGACGACCTCCTCAAAGAGAGCCTCGACGAACTCCTCCTCACGCTCGTCCTCCTCGAAGGCGACGGCATCCACGGGAAGGGCATGATCGAGAGCGTCGAACGCCTCTTCGACGTCGGACTCAGTCCCGGCACCGTCTACCCGCAACTCCACGACCTCGAAGCCGACGGCGTCCTCGACGTCCACGAGATGGTTCGAACCAAGGAGTACGTCCCCGCTGACGACGACGAAGCGAAAGAACGCATCACCGCCGCGATGCACCAGCACCTCGCGCTCGGCGCGTTCTTCCGTGCCGCACTCGACCGTTACGAAGCCCAATAA